The Podospora bellae-mahoneyi strain CBS 112042 chromosome 7, whole genome shotgun sequence genome includes a window with the following:
- a CDS encoding hypothetical protein (EggNog:ENOG503NYRU; COG:O; COG:T) — protein MADPLLEFFTQMDIQGGVVVQDSPKFDLDLYIQNYRGRTRFDRLLLIGRSSVKLCVEALRAALAEAKRGRDTQRYRDVFEYLRVAAPNDPDAVFDKKWVDRQDVANHEETQRLLTELKGYKNNLVKESIRMGNEDLAKHYEAIGDLNAASEHYSKMRPDVSTAKHVIDVGKHLVRVAIQRREWSMVAPHLVKMTLGGQYPEEERNAQPFIRAASGIALLGQEKYWEAALSFLDADPNVPPKAYNELASRNDIAVYGGLLALATMDRKQLQSMVLENQNFRVFLEPEPHIRRAVTMFVNGRYSACIEILEGYRTDYLLDIYLQKHVSKIYAKIRSKCVVQYLIPFSCVSLDTLEKAFGSPERPIEEELAVMIEEGVLEARIDGIERLVNTVKIDPRAQMQASALVSAENYEKQAIERLRRMAIAAADLELMPTKKQGLHLPLGGDISFGDQEIVMG, from the exons ATGGCCGACCCTCTGCTGGAGTTCTTCACCCAGATGGACATCCAGGGCGGTGTTGTCGTTCAGG ATTCCCCCAAATTTGATCTCGATCTCTATATCCAAAACTACCGCGGCCGTACCAGATTCGAccgtctccttctcatcGGCCGTAGCTCAGTAAAGCTCTGCGTCGAAGCTCTCAGGgccgccctcgccgaagCCAAGCGTGGCCGCGACACCCAGCGATACAGAGACGTTTTTGAATACCTTCGCGTAGCTGCTCCCAATGACCCCGATGCCGTCTTTGATAAGAAATGGGTAGACAGGCAGGACGTCGCCAACCATGAAGAGACCCAACGGCTGCTCACCGAGCTAAAGGGATATAAGAACAACCTTGTCAAAGAGAGCATCCGG ATGGGCAACGAAGACCTAGCCAAACATTACGAAGCAATCGGCGACCTCAATGCGGCCTCTGAGCACTACTCCAAAATGCGCCCCGACGTCTCCACGGCGAAGCACGTCATCGACGTCGGCAAGCACCTCGTCCGCGTGGCCATCCAAAGAAGAGAGTGGAGCATGGTCGCGCCCCATCTCGTGAAGATGACGCTCGGGGGGCAGTACCCCGAAGAAGAGCGCAACGCCCAACCGTTCATCCGCGCAGCTTCTGGcatcgccctcctcggccaAGAAAAATACTGGGAAGCGGCCCTCTCCTTTCTCGACGCCGACCCAAACGTCCCGCCAAAAGCCTACAATGAACTCGCCAGCCGTAACGACATTGCCGTCTATGGCGGTTTGCTTGCGCTAGCGACAATGGACCGCAAGCAGCTCCAGAGTATGGTGTTGGAGAACCAGAATTTCAGAGTGTTTCTGGAACCGGAGCCGCACATCAGACGGGCGGTGACGATGTTTGTTAATGGGAGGTATTCGGCTTGCATTgagattttggaggggtaCAGGACGGATTATCTGCTGGACATCTACCTCCAGAAGCACGTCAGCAAGATTTATGCCAAGATCAGGAGCAAGTGTGTGGTGCAGTATCTGATTCCATTTTCGTGCGTGAGTTTGGACACGCTGGAGAAGGCGTTTGGGAGTCCGGAGAGGCcgattgaggaggagctggcggtgatgattgaggagggggtctTGGAGGCGAGGATTGATGGGATTGAGAGG CTCGTCAACACAGTCAAGATTGACCCGAGAGCTCAAATGCAGGCTTCGGCATTGGTTTCTGCCGAGAATTACGAGAAGCAGGCTATTGAGCGGTTGAGAAGGATGGCGATTGCGGCTGCGGATTTAGAGCTGATGCCGACCAAGAAGCAGGGGTTGCATCTCccgcttggtggtgatatttCTTTTGGGGATCAGGAGATTGTGATGGGTTGA
- a CDS encoding hypothetical protein (COG:Q; EggNog:ENOG503NXYU), with amino-acid sequence MAEAIPETMKAVVFHGPKKVAVEERPVPKINHPLDVLVKVTATALCGSELHVYRGHQPSPTGFIMGHEFVGHIVALGSAVTSLKIGDKVVSPFTTSCMNCFYCNLGYSSRCAHSLLFGSEKLDGAQAAYVLVPFGPGTLTVAPPSDIIPDRALILMADIFPTGYFGAKNAFSQLQKQEATEATVVVIGCGPVGLCAIISAMEYKPKKLFAVDGVKSRLELARGLGAEPLDLNELGREGIVKRVREVTEGRGADAVVEVVGLSPALRTAFEVLRPFGVVSSIGVHNGEIPWGGDEAYGKNLRVQMGRCPVRSIFEEALPVLAKNQDRVSFMFDKIMPLSDAVEGYDLFDNMKVQKVIFEP; translated from the exons ATGGCGGAAGCAATCCCAGAGACTATGAAAGCGGTGGTGTTTCACGGGCCGAAGAAGGTCGCCGTGGAGGAGAGGCCTGTTCCTAAGA TTAACCACCCCCTCGACGTCCTCGTCAAAGTaaccgccaccgccctctGCGGCTC CGAACTTCACGTCTACCGCGgccaccaaccctccccaacagGCTTCATCATGGGCCACGAATTCGTAGGCCACATCGTCGCCCTCGGCTCAGCCGTCACGTCCCTCAAAATCGGCGACAAGGtcgtctcccccttcacaaCCTCTTGCATGAACTGCTTCTACTGCAACCTAGGCTACTCCTCCCGCTGCGCCCACTCCCTGTTATTCGGCTCCGAAAAGTTAGACGGTGCCCAGGCCGCGTACGTCCTCGTCCCGTTCGGCCCAGGAACCCTAACCGTCGCTCCCCCGTCCGATATCATCCCCGACCGGGCCCTCATCCTCATGGCGGATATTTTTCCGACGGGGTACTTTGGCGCAAAGAACGCGTTTAGTCAGCTGCAGAAGCAGGAGGCGACAGaggcgacggtggtggttattGGGTGTGGGCCTGTGGGGTTGTGTGCGATCATCAGTGCGATGGAGTATAAACCCAAGAAGctttttgctgttgatggggtCAAGTCGAGGTTGGAATTGGCGAGGGGGCTCGGGGCGGAGCCGTTGGATTTGAATGAGCTTGGTAGGGAGGGTATTGtaaagagggtgagggaggtgacggaagggaggggggcggacgcggtggtggaggttgtggggTTGAGCCCTGCGTTGAGGACCGCATTTGAGGTGTTGAGGCCGTTTGGGGTCGTGAGTAGTATTGGGGTGCACAATGGGGAGATTCCGTGGGGTGGGGATGAGGCTTATGG TAAAAACTTGAGGGTTCAAATGGGACGGTGCCCTGTCAGGTCGATTTTCGAGGAGGCGCTGCCTGTTCTGGCCAAGAACCAGGATCGGGTGAG CTTCATGTTCGACAAGATCATGCCCCTTTCCGACGCAGTGGAGGGTTACGACCTCTTTGACAACATGAAGGTGCAAAAGGTGATTTTCGAGCCTTaa
- a CDS encoding hypothetical protein (COG:K; EggNog:ENOG503P2RW), translating into MSSSNGAQKPIHSRVKLFYRINVPHEPEEFIQDPLPAHVELDIPMTCTVKDLADIMEKNSRKIFPSLSVGTRLCFRTMDRSIYSTKPKYLPSPYGSYVIGRGYPGIDLPARDENDPASPKPKLRWLDGAYIVCTIFPPLPSDEEELIVPPALPYKISRLGCDQPGKGIVVGGDRTANGKGKGREDEDEDPRPPRRGNTRVSKGTSRGPTSRTRDNDRRAN; encoded by the exons ATGTCTTCATCAAATGGAGCCCAGAAACCAATCCACTCCAGAGTGAAACTTTTCTACCGCATCAATGTTCCCCATGA GCCAGAAGAATTTATCCAGGACCCCTTGCCTGCCCATGTTGAGCTTGATATCCCAATGACATG CACAGTCAAAGACCTGGCTGATATCATGGAGAAGAACTCGAGAAAAAtcttcccttctctttccGTCGGCACCCGGCTCTGCTTCCGCACTATGGACCGGTCAATTTACAGCACAAAGCCAAAATACCTTCCGTCACCTTACGGCAGTTACGTTATCGGTCGAGGTTACCCAGGCATCGATTTACCCGCACGAGACGAGAATGACCCAGCGAGCCCCAAGCCAAAGCTCCGATGGCTGGATGGCGCTTACATTGTCTGTACCATCTTTCCGCCACTACCcagcgacgaagaggaaCTCATTGTACCACCTGCGCTGCCGTATAAGATCAGCAGGCTAGGGTGTGATCAGCCTGGAAAGGGTATCGTAGTAGGGGGTGACCGGACGGCAAatggaaagggaaaagggcgtgaagacgaggatgaggatccCCGTCCGCCGCGCCGCGGCAACACCCGTGTCTCCAAGGGTACGTCAAGGGGACCTACTTCAAGAACGCGGGACAATGATCGCCGAGCTAATTAG
- a CDS encoding hypothetical protein (EggNog:ENOG503P6ZE; COG:S): MAGLQHHKVAMDPAFVRLNNMQINRYKYFRWTPRTGFLTTLYVFVIPGIVGYIGWKWDGAWDLRAKRRGDLIAER, encoded by the exons ATGGCCGGCCTCCAGCATCACA AGGTCGCCATGGACCCAGCGTTTGTCCGGTTGAACA ACATGCAAATCAATCGCTACAAGTACTTCCGCTGGACCCCCCGAACCggcttcctcaccaccctctacGTCTTTGTCATCCCCGGAATCGTGGGTTACATCGGCTGGAAGTGGGAT GGCGCCTGGGACCTCCGAGCAAAGCGCAGGGGAGATCTCATCGCCGAGCGCTAA
- a CDS encoding hypothetical protein (COG:A; BUSCO:EOG0926420U; EggNog:ENOG503NXF3) — translation MDFASLMAKEIAKKEPEKEKPQKYISRREAEAQRQAAYLAEQKALEEQRAARAAAKRKREEEAAEEAKAREEKRQKLAEESRLRREAKEAEEERARRKRLGLPELPPKTDDDSSATPKPDSDASSDDEQDHTDIPDDELKSKLRELGQPAILFGESHVSRLRRYRKVTRPKSLSAGPIATKLLPVEEKDMKVPDKIPPATDRKARKYLYRQLASYFNMILREWEAALAREDNADTTAGQQAINAMVSSKENMAPLFRLFEKGGLDESILEAIVEIVKAAQEKRYVDANDGYLRLSIGKAAWPIGVTMVGIHERSAREKLHNGERGHIMGSEVTRKYLQSIKRCLTFAQVRWPPEDIRQLMG, via the coding sequence atggACTTTGCCTCTCTCATGGCTAAGGAGATAGCCAAGAAAGAAccagaaaaggaaaaaccCCAAAAGTACATCTCCCGCCGTGAAGCCGAAGCCCAACGCCAAGCAGCCTACCTAGCCGAGCAAAAGGCCCTCGAAGAACAACGAGCCGCCAGAGCAGCCGCCAAACGCAAgcgcgaggaggaagccgccGAGGAAGCCAAAGCCCGCGAGGAGAAACGCCAGAAACTCGCCGAGGAATCCCGGCTCCGCAGAGAAGCCAAAGAAGCCGAAGAGGAACGAGCCCGACGGAAACGTCTAGGCCTACCAGAACTCCCCCCCAAGACCGACGACgactcctccgccacccccaaacccgaCTCTGACGCCTCTTCCGATGACGAACAAGACCACACCGACATCCCCGATGATGAACTCAAATCCAAACTCCGAGAGCTAGGCCAGCCGGCGATATTGTTCGGAGAGTCCCACGTTTCAAGGTTACGTCGCTACAGAAAGGTTACCAGACCAAAGTCTCTTTCTGCAGGTCCAATCGCTACCAAACTCCTCCCTGTCGAGGAAAAAGACATGAAAGTACCGGACAAGATCCCTCCAGCTACCGACAGGAAGGCAAGGAAGTACCTCTACCGCCAGTTGGCCTCTTACTTCAACATGATCCTCCGCGAGTGGGAAGCCGCGCTCGCAAGAGAAGACAACGCCGACACCACTGCCGGCCAGCAAGCAATCAACGCCATGGTGTCATCCAAGGAAAATATGGCGCCGTTATTCCGGCTTTTCGAAAAGGGGGGCCTAGACGAGAGTATCCTAGAAGCCATCGTGGAGATTGTCAAGGCCGCCCAGGAAAAGAGATACGTCGATGCCAATGATGGGTATCTACGGCTGAGCATCGGAAAGGCCGCCTGGCCGATTGGTGTCACCATGGTTGGTATCCACGAACGTAGCGCAAGAGAAAAGCTCCATAACGGAGAGAGGGGGCATATCATGGGGAGCGAGGTGACGAGAAAGTATTTGCAGAGCATCAAGCGGTGCTTGACGTTTGCGCAGGTGAGGTGGCCGCCCGAGGATATTAGGCAGTTGATGGGGTAG
- the GIN1 gene encoding Gypsy retrotransposon integrase-like protein 1 (EggNog:ENOG503NUPW; COG:B): MTEPSVENKTRRRTRPSSQAPQPNRRSANSPPGMSDDESADLSQEEHGSPTESLKSAAQDTGKVDSDAPESQDGAGDAPSMPLQKRRRVTRACDECRRKKIKCDGKQPCTHCSVYSYECTYDKPSNRRRNPAPQYIEALEARLQRAETLLRKFMPDVDLSDPNLDPSVQQEFRNRQNARAQAAKAKSDTPPAQEKTESQDAQIMSMIESIGQLDINEGGEWDFHGNSSGAVFLRRMKEHFEGLLGNDYRIPFLPRPSRPAGMFSLDSPRSNAGSPWEPSTASNTPAPPNIYDLPAQDRARTLCYYSFNCATCLLRVVHQPSFYEKFDKLYSTPQEAWGNDEHRFLGLLYSVLALGCVYDVSDVEAGDGPSSYKAAVEQGIKYYTSARMILQDVAECRDMVSLQGLVYMILFLQATSNISGCYAFLGIALRSSLRMGLHRHLAHEKITPIEDETRRRVFHVVRQMDIYISAILGFPLLLHDDDVDQPMPTEVDDEYITSEAILTPPPGTPSFFEAFNAHTRLMAILTKVVKYIYPVKAVEDCVNQGRVNSRYMISYARIQEIEAELQEWHEQLPTHWRPSPDGPIEVIRVRTLLRFGYAHVQMMLYRPFLHYISPRQTAGKKIDDRYYNCAAAGVSVSRNIVHIGIEIRKQAVLIGPYWFILYSQFFAILSLIYYVLENPDKAGAAEILADAKAGREVIASLAQRSLAADRITNALNPLFEQLPERLKKASTRPMPSKKRAAPAGSKSSVVLPARPGVQDDVPQRRSEEVIRPPTGALRREARLPPQRTSSFDALGLPQGSLASQNFSNLQDLLPMDLTLGRGTPEARAAHMAPAPRHAQTFPQGHPHGANPVYKVDAMMFPTGDPFAYPNAPLMDPAGHHARPGHPHGLPGQPPAPSMQFYMPSIYDDIEGQLMGPIPPYLMSQGQGPPHTMSPATQMYNTANMIAMQPSPRHGQPHAPPQGLASHAGPHHQGQPQQRDMMEDIMGEPDFTTGEWDDMLQQNSGYR; this comes from the exons ATGACAGAACCCTCTGTGGAAAACAAAACACGTCGCCGAACTCGTCCCTCCTCGCAGGCACCGCAGCCCAACCGGAGGAGCGCCAACAGCCCCCCCGGCATGTCTGATGATGAGTCGGCAGACTTGTCGCAGGAAGAACATGGCTCCCCCACCGAGAGCCTAAAGTCTGCAGCCCAGGACACCGGCAAGGTAGATTCCGATGCCCCTGAATCCCAAGATGGCGCTGGCGATGCCCCGAGCATGCCCCTGCAGAAGCGTCGCCGGGTCACGCGAGCATGCGATGAGTGTCGCAGAAAGAAGATCAAGTGTGATGGCAAGCAGCCTTGCACTCATTGCTCTGTCTACAGCTATG AGTGCACCTATGACAAACCCTCTAACCGCCGCAGGAACCCAGCTCCGCAGTATATCGAGGCCTTGGAGGCGAGGCTCCAGCGTGCAGAGACGCTCCTTCGCAAATTTATGCCAGATGTCGACCTCAGCGACCCGAATCTTGACCCGTCAGTCCAACAGGAGTTCCGCAACAGACAAAATGCAAGAGCGCAGGCGGCCAAAGCCAAATCAGACACGCCGCCAGCCCAGGAGAAAACAGAAAGCCAGGATGCCCAGATCATGTCCATGATCGAGTCCATTGGGCAGCTTGACATCAACGAAGGCGGAGAATGGGACTTCCATGGCAACTCCTCGGGAGCGGTTTttctgaggaggatgaaggagcATTTCGAGGGGCTGTTGGGCAACGACTACCGCATCCCCTTTCTGCCGCGACCATCTCGCCCGGCCGGCATGTTCAGCCTCGACTCCCCTCGCTCCAACGCCGGCTCGCCCTGGGAACCTTCAACGGCATCCAACacgccagctcctcccaaTATCTATGATCTTCCGGCCCAGGACAGGGCCCGCACACTTTGTTACTACTCCTTCAACTGTGCAACATGTCTCTTGCGGGTTGTCCACCAACCTTCGTTTTACGAAAAGTTTGACAAGCTGTATTCGACACCTCAGGAGGCCTGGGGAAATGATGAGCACAGATTCCTCGGGCTTCTCTATTCGGTGCTGGCCCTAGGTTGTGTTTACGATGTCTCGGATGTTGAGGCTGGAGACGGACCATCCTCGTACAAGGCGGCGGTTGAACAAGG AATCAAGTATTACACATCCGCTCGGATGATCCTACAAGATGTGGCCGAGTGCCGGGATATGGTTTCTTTACAAGGCTTGGTCTACATGATTCTTTTCTTACAAGCAACAAGCAATATCAGCGGCTGCTATGCCTTTCTCGGCATTGCTCTACGTTCTAGCCTGCGAATGGGGCTCCATCGCCATTTAGCACACGAAAAGATCACGCCGATTGAGGATGAAACGAGACGGCGCGTGTTCCATGTTGTCCGGCAAATGGACATCTACATTTCAGCAATCTTGGGATTCCCTCTCTTGCTccacgacgacgatgtcgaCCAGCCCATGCCGAccgaggtggatgatgaataCATTACGAGCGAGGCTATACTTACACCTCCGCCAGGCACGCCTTCCTTTTTCGAAGCTTTCAATGCCCACACGAGGCTCATGGCCATTTTGACAAAGGTTGTCAAGTACATTTATCCTGTCAAGGCTGTCGAGGATTGTGTGAATCAGGGACGGGTGAACTCGAGATACATGATCAGCTATGCCCGGATCCAGGAGATTGAGGCCGAGCTCCAGGAGTGGCACGAACAGCTCCCTACACATTGGCGCCCCAGCCCGGATGGGCCAATCGAGGTTATCAG AGTTCGAACTCTGCTGAGGTTTGGCTACGCCCATGTCCAGATGATGCTGTACCGTCCGTTTCTTCACTACATCTCCCCACGTCAGACGGCTGGCAAGAAGATTGACGATCGATACTACAACTGTGCTGCCGCGGGTGTCAGTGTTTCTCGAAACATTGTGCATATCGGAATCGAAATTCGCAAACAGGCGGTGCTGATCGGGCCTTACTGGTTTATTCTCTATTCGCAATTCTTCGCCATTCTCTCTTTGATATACTACGTTCTGGAAAATCCCGACAAGGCTGGAGCTGCCGAGATACTAGCAGATGCCAAAGCCGGGCGGGAGGTTATCGCGAGTCTGGCTCAACGCAGTCTAGCAGCGGATCGGATCACAAATGCCCTGAAT CCTTTGTTTGAACAACTGCCAGAACGGCTCAAGAAAGCATCGACACGACCAATGCCCTCCAAGAAACGCGCAGCGCCTGCGGGATCGAAATCGAGCGTGGTCCTTCCAGCCCGGCCGGGAGTGCAAGATGACGTTCCACAGCGCAGGTCCGAGGAGGTGATTCGCCCACCCACTGGCGCCCTTCGGCGGGAAGCACGACTGCCTCCTCAGAGGACATCCTCGTTTGACGCATTGGGTCTTCCGCAGGGCAGCTTGGCGAGTCAAAACTTTTCCAATCTGCAGGACCTACTGCCAATGGATTTGACGTTGGGCCGGGGAACTCCCGAAGCCAGAGCCGCGCATATGGCTCCTGCCCCGAGACATGCCCAAACCTTTCCGCAGGGACACCCGCATGGCGCAAACCCGGTCTACAAAGTTGACGCCATGATGTTTCCCACCGGCGACCCTTTTGCGTATCCCAATGCGCCGCTAATGGACCCTGCTGGGCACCATGCTCGACCGGGACATCCGCACGGGCTTCCAGGGCAACCTCCGGCACCTTCCATGCAGTTTTACATGCCTAGTATCTACGATGACATCGAGGGCCAACTGATGGGTCCGATCCCACCGTATCTGATGTCTCAGGGGCAAGGACCTCCGCATACGATGAGCCCGGCGACGCAGATGTACAACACGGCCAACATGATTGCGATGCAGCCTTCCCCCAGGCATGGTCAGCCCCATGCTCCTCCGCAGGGCCTGGCCTCACACGCAGGCCCACATCACCAGGGGCAGCCTCAACAGAGGGATATGATGGAAGACATTATGGGCGAACCGGACTTCACGACAGGGGAGTGGGACGACATGCTTCAGCAAAATTCCGGGTACCGATAG
- the TSP1 gene encoding putative tRNA-splicing endonuclease subunit tsp-1 (EggNog:ENOG503P4EP; COG:S) → MVKVFGFPPGRSSNVKGPITTTTKKSTKIHDLYSKMTTLNQRTSALTAIVLNNLQHQHDWTALHPHTQPNLPRTLLYGLPPKRLYVHPDEQVEIIRAEKEIGNGGGRIPQEAELEWVLPLHLSEKWSPAQFAAVFDALDARPPRSREITKEEEERSPWLAYKGSRRGKRVLLATVQDDSTVTYYWMHDGLVKPRQN, encoded by the exons ATGGTTAAGGTGTT TGGCTTCCCGCCTGGGCGTTCTTCCAACGTCAAGggccccatcaccaccaccaccaaaaagtcCACTAAAATTCATGATTT ATACTCCAAAATGaccaccctcaaccaacGCACCTCGGCCCTCACAGCCATagtcctcaacaacctccaacaccaacacgaCTGGAccgccctccacccccacaccCAGCCCAACCTCCCCCGGACCCTCCTCTACGGCCTGCCCCCCAAACGCCTCTACGTCCACCCGGACGAGCAGGTGGAGATCATCAgagcagaaaaagaaatagGCAACGGGGGGGGGCGTATCCCGCAGGAGGCAGAGCTAGAATGGGTtctacctctccacctctcGGAGAAATGGTCCCCAGCTCAGTTCGCCGCCGTTTTTGATGCTTTGGATGCCAGACCGCCTAGGTCGAGGGAGATtacaaaggaggaggaggagaggtcaCCCTGGTTGGCGTATAAAgggtcgaggagggggaagagggtgttgttggctaCAGTGCAGGATGATTCGACTGTTACTTATTACTGGATgcatgatgggttggtgaagcCGAGGCAGAAttga
- a CDS encoding hypothetical protein (EggNog:ENOG503NY5A; MEROPS:MER0001733; COG:E), with amino-acid sequence MEVDHDLVMVDEFDALAIEVKLPKAHKKNSSSGSSSPTSPATRGNNKRSASWTDYGTPPNAAWLHEKIKFPAKTHVTKVASKLPPTANGIIYLPGAEDKYYEDSDQGPAFRQRRHFYYLTGANFPGCAVTYDLHKDHLILWIPYTDPRTILWYGRTPTLEEVRASTDVDEVRYVAGVNRYICASLTPGASIYVLHPDQAPQLESPKGVVQIDTHSLRPAIENARVVKTDYEIAQIRRANAVSSAAHRAALSRLSRLGNERELEAIFAGYCIAQGAHTQAYPIIAGAGPAASTLHYDSNNAPLKPHQFVVLDAGCEWNCYASDITRTYPIPGSFSAEANAIYNAVLRMQRECVEKIKPGVVYSSLHLHACKVAIEELLRLGILHNGTKEEILAKGTIAGFFPHGLGHHVGLEVHDVSGRERLLLDSKGSLGLAGGVKSARCRLSPSKRELVLPETLAVMFRDEMKEGGGGDGQGKGVVQMQKAKRSAGGGRQRLEEGMVVTVEPGIYFCKEYLRAYFLDVPYHAHFINKKALEQYWDLGGVRIEDDILVTKTGYENLTDVPREIEEVLKVMNPS; translated from the exons ATGGAGGTCGATCACGACCTGGTCATGGTGGATGAGTTTGATGCTCT CGCCATCGAAGTCAAGCTCCCGAAAGCACACAAGAAGAACTCGTCGTCGGGTTCTTCATCCCCGACCTCGCCGGCAACCCGCGGGAACAACAAGCGGTCCGCCTCCTGGACCGACTACGGCACCCCTCCCAACGCAGCCTGGCTTCACGAGAAGATCAAGTTTCCCGCCAAAACCCACGTCACAAAAGTGGCTTCCAAGctcccccccaccgccaacgGCATCATCTACCTCCCCGGAGCCGAAGACAAGTATTACGAGGACTCGGACCAAGGCCCCGCCTTCCGCCAGCGCCGCCACTTTTATTACCTCACCGGCGCCAACTTTCCAGGCTGCGCCGTCACTTATGATCTTCACAAGgaccacctcatcctctggATCCCCTACACCGACCCCCGCACCATCCTTTGGTACGGCCGCACCCCGACCCTGGAAGAAGTCAGGGCGTCCACCGACGTCGACGAGGTCCGGTACGTGGCCGGTGTGAACAGGTACATCTGCGCCAGCCTGACCCCCGGCGCATCCATTTACGTCCTCCACCCCGATCAAGCCCCCCAGCTGGAATCCCCCAAGGGCGTCGTGCAGATTGACACCCACTCCCTTCGCCCCGCGATCGAGAACGCGAGGGTTGTCAAGACGGACTATGAGATTGCGCAGATTCGGCGGGCGAATGCGGTTTCCTCGGCCGCGCACAGGGCTGCCTTGTCACGGCTGAGTCGTCTCGGCAACGAGCGGGAGCTGGAGGCTATTTTCGCAGGGTATTGTATTGCTCAGGGGGCGCACACGCAGGCGTACCCCATCATTGCCGGTGCCGGGCCGGCGGCGTCGACGCTTCACTacgacagcaacaacgcGCCGCTTAAGCCGCATCAGTTTGTGGTTTTGGACGCGGGGTGTGAGTGGAATTGTTATGCGTCTGACATTACGAGGACGTACCCTATTCCAGGGAGCTTTTCGGCAGAGGCGAATGCGATTTATAATGCTGTGCTAAGGATGCAGAGGGAGTGTGTTGAGAAGATCAAGCCTGGGGTTGTCTACTCTTCGTTGCATCTCCACGCTTGCAAGGTGGCGATTGAGGagctgttgaggctggggatTTTGCACAACGggaccaaggaggagattcTGGCCAAGGGGACGATAGCGGGGTTTTTTCCTCATGGGTTAGGACACCATGTCGGGTTGGAGGTGCATGATGTtagtgggagggagaggttgctgctggataGCAAGGGCAGCTTGGGTCTGGCGGGTGGGGTGAAGAGTGCGAGGTGTAGGTTGAGTCCGAGCAAGAGGGAGCTGGTGCTACCGGAGACGTTGGCGGTTATGTTTAGGGATgagatgaaggaggggggtggtggggatgggcaggggaagggggtggtgcagatgcagaaggccaagaggtcggctgggggtgggaggcagaggttggaggaggggatggtggttacTGTTGAGCCGGGAat TTACTTTTGCAAGGAGTACCTCAGGGCTTACTTCCTTGACGTTCCGTACCACGCTCACTTTATCAACAAGAAGGCGTTGGAGCAGTActgggatttgggaggggtgaggaTCGAGGACGATATCCTGGTTACCAAGACTGGGTACGAGAATTTGACGGATGTGCcgagggagattgaggaggtgttgaaggttATGAATCCCAGCTGA